From the genome of Eucalyptus grandis isolate ANBG69807.140 chromosome 2, ASM1654582v1, whole genome shotgun sequence, one region includes:
- the LOC104433916 gene encoding calmodulin-like encodes MVDQLTEDQIDEFKEAFSLFDKDGDGCITTKELGTVMRSLGQNPTEVELQDMINEVDADGNGTIDFLEFLNLMARKMKDTDSEEELKEAFRVFDKDQNGFISAAELRHVMTNLGEKLTDDEVDEMINEADVDGDGQINYEEFVRVMMAKRRQRRLHNKGAGASNGTGKSWKKIRRKKKPISDCFFL; translated from the exons ATGGTGGATCAGCTCACCGAAGATCAGATCGACGAGTTCAAGGAGGCCTTCAGCCTCTTCGACAAGGACGGCGacg GTTGCATAACCACCAAGGAGCTTGGGACTGTCATGAGGTCACTTGGACAGAACCCAACTGAGGTAGAGCTCCAGGATATGATTAATGAGGTTGATGCTGATGGCAATGGGACAATTGATTTTCTAGAGTTCCTCAACTTGATGGCGCGGAAGATGAAGGATACCGACTCCGAAGAGGAGCTTAAGGAAGCCTTCCGAGTTTTTGACAAGGACCAGAATGGCTTCATCTCGGCAGCTGAGCTCCGCCATGTCATGACAAATCTCGGTGAGAAGCTGACGGATGACGAAGTTGATGAAATGATCAACGAGGCTGACGTGGATGGTGATGGCCAAATCAATTATGAGGAGTTTGTCAGAGTCATGATGGCCAA GAGAAGGCAAAGGAGGTTACATAACAAAGGGGCCGGCGCAAGCAATGGCACTGGCAAGTCCTGGAAGAAAATCCGTCGCAAGAAGAAGCCCATTTCTGATTGCTTCTTCCTCTAA